In one Vidua chalybeata isolate OUT-0048 chromosome 4, bVidCha1 merged haplotype, whole genome shotgun sequence genomic region, the following are encoded:
- the PAIP2B gene encoding polyadenylate-binding protein-interacting protein 2B produces the protein MNGSELASTTASSPKSTEDPVGNGHEEKENNPFAEYMWMENEEDFNRQVEEELQEQEFLDRCFQEMLEEEDQDWFIPARDLPQGMGQLQQQLHGLSVGDGHGSEDILSKSNLNPDAKEFVPGVKY, from the exons ATGAATGGCTCCGAGCTGGCCAGCACCACGGCCTCCAGTCCCAAATCCACGGAGGATCCGGTTGGGAATGGGCACGAGGAGAAGGAGAACAACCCCTTCGCCGAGTACATGTGGATGGAGAACGAGGAGGACTTCAACCGGCAG gtggaggaggagctgcaggagcaggaattcctggatcGCTGCTtccaggagatgctggaggaggaggaccAGGATTGGTTCATCCCGGCGCGGGATCTCCCGCAGGGaatggggcagctccagcagcagctccacggCCTCTCCGTGGGCGACGGACACGGATCCGAGGACATCCTG AGCAAAAGCAACTTGAATCCAGATGCCAAGGAATTCGTTCCCGGAGTGAAATACTGA